The window CGGGAGTTCACTCCTCATAAAGTTCCTTGTCTGCATAACAGCAGTGGTACTTCTTTCTTCTACCACAAGGCTGAGGGATATGGTCGCTGCTGCTGATAGGGTCGGTTTTCCAAGAGAATTTACACTGTTACTCAGCATGATGGTGCGCTACCTTTTTCTTTTCTGGTCCGTCCTGAAAAGAATAAAAATTGCACAGCAGACCCGCCTCTTTAACATCTGGAACAGGGATGTGCCAAGAAAATGGGTTATAAAACAGGTCGGGTACAGTATCAGTTCAATCTTCATACGTTCTTATGAGCAGGGGGAAAAAACCTACATAAGCATGCTCTGCAGAGGATACGGAAGTGGATATGATAAGGTATACTATAGAGGAAAAATCAAAGCTCAGGATATTTTCTTTTTGTTTTTCAGTGCAGGATGTATCGTCTATATCCATTATTTTGTCTGAAAAAACCTCCTATTGCCTGAAACTCCCTGTTTCTATCTTTTTCGCATGAAACTTATTTTTTACAATTCATTTCATTCTACGATTTAACACAAATAACCTGTGCCGGATTACTCAGTTCAGTGCAGGTCGAAAGTATACGGATACGCAATTTGACGTATACATAAATACATAATTAATGAATTCGACTAAACAGATCATTTATCGAACAAAGTAATATCAAAACGTATATATGTAATACTGGACAATCTAGTATTATCAAGGACATTCTTTAGAATAATTATCGGGAACGTTATTAGATATTTGGATAAGCTGGGTTAACTTCTGAAATCTAATCAAAGACGTTCATTTTAATAATTCTCATATTCCCCCTCCTGGAATGTTTTTTCTGCTCTCGAGTGGGGATTCCTGTTAGAATTGCAGAAATCAATATAGGGTTTAAAAGAGGAAAAATGAATGCATATACCAGATTCGTTTATACCGCTTAACCAGGCAGTAATTTACTGGGTTATTGCCCTTCCTTTTATTATAATGTCAATGAGATGGGCAAGAAAAGAGCTTGATGAGATGAAAGTGCCGATTCTCGCTGCCCTTGCAGCAGGAATCTTTGCTATACAGGCAATGAATATCCCCATAGGGATGGGGACAAGCGGGCACATGGTCGGAGCAGCCCTTGTGGCAATTGTTTTCGGAAGCCCCTGGGCAGGAGTTCTCGTAATTACACTTGTGCTGCTTGTGCAGGGGTTCGCCTTTGGTGACGGTGGGATCACTACCATGGGTGCAAATATCCTTAACATGGGCGTCATTTCCGGTTTTGTGGGGTATTATACGTATGTTACCCTTCGCAAGAGTACGGGCACAAGCATCGCAGCCTTCGGAGGTGCCTGGCTTGGGATCTTTATTGCGTCAATAGTCTGCGCAGTTCAGATGTGGCTTGCGGGGACTTTCCCCCTGATCCCAGGTCTCATTGCAATGGGCACCTATCACCTGATAATTGGTTTTGTCGGGGAGGGACTGATCACTGCAGTTGTAATCACGGCGATTGCAAAATCCCGGCCTGACCTCCTTGAAGATAGTTTCACTGTCAGACCGGAGAAGTCTAAGAAGGAGGTTCATGCATGAACGGAAACTCTAACATGAAGTTCCTTTACGCAGGAATTGCAATTGCGCTTTTGCTTTCTATTCTGGCTCCCTTCCTTGCATCTCCTGACCCTGACGGGCTGGAAAGTGCGGCTGGAGGGCTAATTGAGGGGTCAAAACTATCCCACCTCGAAGAAACACAACCCGCAGTAAATGCTCCAATGCCTGACTATTCAATTGGAGGCATGGGGAAGAGCGGTGAAGTCCTGGCGATTGCAGTGGGAACACTTGCAGTACTGGCAATCAGTTTTGGGTTCGGAAAGGTTTTCAATAAAAAAGCCTGAGCAAAAAATTGTTTTTCCTTTTTGAAAAGTCGTTCTTCTTCCGGATAATAGGGGAGATCGTCTCCAAAAATCTTTTTTCCATTAGTAAGGCATTTCGGCAGGATTCTTTCCGGATTCTCCTGAATCTGAATATTTTTGTGTATCCTGAAAAACTTCCATTGGTTACTCGCCAATAAATATTATGCTGGAGGGGCACAGCCCTTTTACAACACAAATCTGACATCTGGGCTTTCTTGCCTGGCAAATTTTCCTCCCGTGATAGATCAGGGTCATGGAAATTGAATCAAGATCTTCTTTTCGGGCAAGTGTTATCAGGTCTTTTTCGATTTTCTCAGGGTCGGAATGTTTCGTGAAGCCCAGCCTTCTCGAAATTCTTTTTACATGGGTGTCCACAGCGATACCCTCTATTACTCCAAATCCTCTGGAAAGCACTATATTCGCTGTTTTTCTCCCGACCCCTGGCAGGGTTACAAGTTCTTCCATGGTCTCCGGGACTTCCCCGTTATATCGCTCGATAATCAGTTGCGTGGAGGCTTTGAGATTTTTTGCTTTGTTTTTGTAAAAGCCTGTGGAATAAATGTCAATTTCAAGTTCTCTGATGTCTGCGCTGGCATAGTCTTCGGCAGTCCTGTATTTTTTAAACAAATTTTCAGTTACCCTGTTAATCTGGACATCTGTAGACTGAGCAGAGAGTATAGTTGCTACAAGAAGTTCCAGCGGGTTGTTGTAGTTAAGAGAAGGTTTTGCATCCGGGTATTCTTCCTTTAAAAGGGCCCATACCCGGTCAAAATTATGCCTGTTGTCAGGAATCTCATACTCCTGCAAGGGCTCATTAGAAGTCAACTTCGTCGGTTTTTTATCAGGCATCATAAAACTCCAGTACCGTGTTTATTTTCCCGGCCTCTACTATAAAAACAGGTTTCTTAAAGGTATCCGGGTCTCTTTTTATTTTACCTTTCCCGGGGAAATATACTATAAAGATGGTTTATTACCACGCAGCCGGATTTCACAGCATATAAGATATATCCGAACATATTATTAAAGAGGGAAACAATATTTTCCAGGTATGAAGCCTTGAATCTCAGTCGTATTGCCATAGCGAAGATATTGATTGCCTCTTCTACATGAAAACCCGGGATGTAAGCTCTCATTGTGCGGTCGTTTGTTTCATTGATAATTATCTTTGAGGCTGAAAATTCGACACCGCTTTTTTCCCGAAAGAAGTTTCTTGTGGCATAGGGGCAGCAAAAGATAGTTCTAAAATACCACAAACTTAAAGAACTAGAACCCCAAGAGGTTCATGATTATATGTTAACAGAAATGTTACATTTGAGGAGTTAAACTCTTATTTTCTCACTAAAAAAAGTTTCTTACTAATAAAATAACGTGTAAACCATAAGTTTTATAGCTAATAATTTTTAAACCAAATATATTGGTGATTTTTTGGTAAAAAGGGCACTGCTCAGCGTCTCAGACAAGACAGGAATTGCGGAATTTGCACGCGGGCTTGAAGCACTTGGCGTGAAGATCATCTCAACAGGCGGAACTGCGAAAATTCTTCGCGACGCCGGCATCGAGGTTACTGATGTCGCGGAAGTCACAGGATATCCGGAGATGATGGGGGGAAGAGTCAAAACTCTCCACCCGAGAATTCATGGCGGGCTTTTATGTCTGCGGGACAGCAAAGAACAGATGGCGGAAGCTGCAAAAGAAGACATCTCCCTTCTTGATCTGGTGGCCGTAAACCTGTACCCCTTTGAAGTAACGGTTTCCAAAGAGGGTGTGGAACTTGAAGAAGCCATCGAAAACATAGACATCGGGGGTCCGACCCTTCTCCGCTCGGCAGCCAAGAACTATCGCTCGGTAACAGTGATATCTGACCCGTCGGACTATGGGCATGTCCTTACGGAACTGCGCTCAAGTGGAGTAATCTCTGACAAAACCCGGGCGGACCTTGCGGTTAAAGCTTTCAGGCACACGGCTGATTATGATGCAGCCATTGATACTTACCTGAGTAAGACTCTGCTTGGAGAAGAGGTACTGCGCCTGAAATTTACCGATGGCGTAAAACTTCGCTATGGGGAGAACTGGCATCAGAAAGCCTCATTTTTTAAAGACCCTAAAATGGAAGGTCCGACTCTGGCAAAAGCTGTCCAGCTGCATGGGAAAGAACTTTCCTACAACAACTATGTAGACGCCGACAATGCCCTTCAGACGATCAAAGAACTGGGGAACACTTCTCCTGCGGTGGTAATTGTAAAACACAATAACCCATGCGGACTTGCTACTGGAGATAAACTTTTGCAGGCTCTGCAGGCTGCCTGGGACGGAGACCCTATTTCGGCTTATGGAAGTATAATCTGTACAAACGAGATTTTTGACCTCGAATCTGCAACTTTTCTGAACGGAAAATTCGTAGAAATCATCCTCGCCCCTGACTTCAAACCCGATGCTCTGGAATACCTGAAAAATAAAAGTGAAAATCTGAGGCTCCTGAAACTTTCAGAATTCAGAGAGAGTTTCGGGACGGAATACACCTACAAGTATGTAATCGGAGGCATGCTTAAACAGAGCCGCGATATCGGGATCTATGAAAAGTGGGAGTGTGTTACTGAATTTCCCTATCCTGAGGAGAAACGCGTCCTCTCGGAGTTCTGCCTTAAAGCCTGTAAAGCTACTAAATCCAATGCTGTGACCCTTGCTCACGAATACGAGCCTGGATACTTCATGGCACTGGGTATGGGAGCAGGGCAGCCTAACAGGGTGGACTCGATCCGCAAACTGGCAGCTACAAAGGCAATTGAAAATCTAAGGGCAATCTATGAACGTGAACAGCCTGCTGCACCATTCGAAGAATACTGCCAGAAGATCCTGTTAGAATGTGTAATGGCATCAGATGCTTTCTTCCCCTTCGATGACAGCGTAGTCTATGCAGCAGAAAATAACATCCGCTATATTGTTTCCCCCGGTGGGTCTATAAGAGACAATGAGGTTATTGCTACTGCAAACCGACTTGGAGTTTCCCTGGTTTTTACAGGCATGCGGCATTTCCTTCATTGAATCATCAGTACAGGCAAAGAATAACTCAATATAGAAAAACTCAATATATATACACTTGAGCTCAATGTATACACTTGAACTTAATGTATACACTTGAACTTAATGTATACACTTGAACTTAATGTAACAATTTATGTATCCTGCGTCTAATGGCAGGGTACATTCTCATTTTAAGCTTATTTTCTGAACAGTATGGCTTGAAATATAAGATATTTGTCGGAGTTGAAGTTTTTATTCTTTAATTAGTGCATATGTCGGTTTAATTAACCCCAAACTTCCGTTATTTATTTATACATCAGGTCCTGTGTTTATTTCACTGCCTTCTTTTTGTACTTTTATTAGTAATTCTTCTAAAGTCTACATTAAATATCAATTTTTTATCCATGATTTTCAACCTGCGTGCTGAATATGTAGCTTTAAACCGTATATTGGTAGAATAATTTTATATCATTGTCACAAGATCTTTTTTTATAAAGTAATGAATCTTTTTCCAACTGGAGCTTTTACGTTTTCGAAAGACTGGTACACAGAATCTCTATATACCATAAAAAATTATTAAGAATCAAGTATACTCTTGAAAAAGATAATATATCTTGAATTCATATACCATTCTAGCAATATTATATCACTTTGATATAACTGCCACCTCATTTCAATATAATAAATGAGATTTAAATCAATTAAACTACCTTCACTTCAAATCGAAACTGGAGGATCTTCCTTTCCATAATTACTCTCAAATCACTCCAGATACAATACAACTAATCATGGGCGGATATGTGTGAAATCAACTGGACTTTTAAGCATCCTAACCTTCTCTGAAAAACGAAAAGATCTTCTATTTTTACTTCAAAAGAGTCCAAGAACCCTTTCAGAGATCAGGGACCACTTTGATGTAAAATCACCGGAGATTCTGCCTCGCCTGAAAGAAATGGAACACTCAAATTTAATTGTCAGACAGGAAGGAATGTATCGGTTGACTTCTCTGGGAAAAGTTGCAGCCATATATTACAGACCTTTCCTTTATACTCTGACCGCTATAGAAACAAACGAAGACTTCTGGAGAGACCATGACCTCATAGCAGTTCCTGATCTGTTGCTAAATAGAATTCAGGAGCTAAAGGAGTGCAGAGTTATAAAGGACGAGCATGAACATATTTATGACTCCCATAAAGCATTCATGGAAAATATCCTGACCGCCGGTCGTTTTATGGGTTTTGCATCTATTTTCCTTCCCAGCTACCCATCGATGTTCCTTGAGATGGCCCGCAGGAACATCCCGATCTCCATAATTGTTACACCAAATGTCTTTTTCAAAATAAAAAGTGAGCATAACGCTGAAATTGAAGAGTTTCTTAAGTACAAACACGCAAGTTTCCACGTCTACGACAGCGCAAAGGTGGCTTTTGTCGTAACAGACAGGTTTATGTCACTTTCACTGTTTTTCAACAACGGGACCTTTGACCCGAGAAGTGATCTTGTGGGTTTTGACTCTTTATCAATTAAATGGGGAGAAGATCTTTTTAAACATTATAAAGAGAATGCAGTTGAGATAAAGAGTCTGTAAACCGAAAGTTGTATGCAATGGCCTGAGGTCGCAGATATTCTGAGAATCAGAAAAGGAAGAAGCTGAAAAACAGAATTGATAATTTAACTGAAGAACTTAAGATTCTCTATCTTCAGTCTGACCTGTTTAAAGCCTGTTTAACAGGCTTTCTACATATCTCCCGTACTAATCTTTTGTTACTGATTTTGCCTGACCATCGGCTCCAGATGTATTTTAAGGTCAAGTTTTTTATCAGAGTTTTTTAATAAGTATTATTTGTACAGTCAGGTCTTATGCTATCAGAGCGCTTGCAACTATCCTGAGTCCAAGAATCGAAGTGGATTCCCCGTCCACAAGAATAGTCCTTTCAAGTTTTCTGTATAAAAGTTTTTCATCCTCAGTATTTGTAAAGGTCTGGATGCATATTAGCCCGCAAATGAAACTGTAGAGCACTATAAGGGGTTCAAAAGCAAGTACACCATGGATAAGGGCAATCCCAAGTGCCAGGTGGGAGATCAGGTGCATGGCAGTAAGAAGATTGCGGGTTTTCCGCTTCCCGAGGCTGACAGGAAGGGTTTTGATGCCTGCAAGAGTATCTCCTTTAATATCCTTGAAATCATAGATCGCAGAGTTAATAAAGAGTTTGACTCCGAAGAAAATAAAGACCAGAACAATAGGGACCAGGTTTCCACACTCACTACCTGCAAGTCCTGCAATAAAAATACCCCATGTAAGTCCCACAACAATGTTCTTAATTCCAAGTCCTCCTTTGAGTTTCAAAGCGAACCTGCCGATTTTAATGCCTTTACTGTACAGATAGCCAGTTATGAAGGGTATGAATGCAAGTATAAGAATCCCTTCTTTTGCCAGTATGTAAGTTCCTATAATAAAAGCCAGCAGTGAAACCGTTAGTCCAACTTTTTTATTTGAGCCCTTCAGTTCCTTCCGGTTTACAGTGTCTTCCTCGGCTCCCAAAGCTCTGTCAAGTGTATATACAGTATAAATTATAAGACCACCTGCAATACAGGTTAGTATGCTTGATTGAATATGGAGTAGTAGAAAGGCAAGGTGTATTCGTAGTGCACCAGAGAATGCAACTAGAATAGAACTTTTTAGAAGTTCAATGGTGGCATTTTCTGCTCTGCACCCCGACTTAATCGTTCTATTGTTCTTGAATATGTGTCCAAAACTTCCAGAAAATACATTGGAGCTCATAGAACTTATACTGTTTGACTTTTAAATATTATTAATTCACTATAATATGGCTAGACTCTTATAACCAATAAATAATCTAACAAATTGTATACGATTGAACTAACTTTTTGGTTAATCAGATAACAAGTATATTTATACTGAAAAATTGTCATGTGATTACTTACTAAAAAAGATACGGGGTACGTTATTAGAATAAATTGAACACGCACATCAATCTGTAATTCTACAGGACCAACCCTGTATTCTGAGTGTTGACGGCGAATTTAGAAGGAATATTTAAGCTTCGTGAAAACAAAAATGACCCAAAATTAGGTTGTTGCCAGGTTGACAACTTTCATAACGGCAACATTATTAATTTTTATAAACTCTCAAATCCGGAGTAGCACGGAAATAGATTTCGGGACCTTTATGGTTATGACCTGTCTCTCGTCTCTTTGAGCAAGCACCAGAGTTCTGGAGAAAACACAGGCAAAAAAAGGAAAAAACACAGACAAAAAAGGGAGAAAACACAGGCAAGAGACTGTATAAATAACTTTACCCTCCCTATTTTTACGGAGGGCAAAAAAACCTTGTCCGAACCTTTGATGTGGACGTTTCCAGGGAAGAAGCACTTGAAAAAATATATATTGATTTCGCAAACTATTTTTAGCAGTAATATTCGTATATATAAATTAGCCTAAAAGGATATTTGAAAGATTGTACTCGAAATCTTCTTCTTTCAAAATGCAGAAACTTTCCACCACATCTTCACTCTTGTGCTCCAGCCCTTTTGCACGAGAGCTCCATTATCCTTTTCCAGCACTTCTTGAAGGTAGGACCTTAGAATTTCTTCCTGCTCAGATGAAAATGCAGCGTATTGAGGCTTAAAGTGCTCAAGAGCTTCTTCGAGGTTTCCAAAGCGGTTTTTGTGCTCAAAAGGAAATACCTTCACATTCGGATAGATTCCCATATCGTAGAGTACGTTGTAAAGAACGTCTGCCTTTGGGCTCTGCCTGTACTCGCACCCGTGCAGGATAGGCCAGAGGTTTCTAGAGTGTATGTCCCAGGAGGTATCTCCTGCAAACCAGTAAAGGTAAACATATCCCGAAGATACGGCGATCATTTTTTGGATTGAGGCACGGATATCTTTCATGCCCAGAGAGTATGATGCAAACACGACATCATAGGGAGGGCAGAGGTCAGATCCCGCATCAACAGTTTCCCAGTCTTTATAGACGCAGTCGATATTCCTGATTCCATGAGTCTCGATATTTTGTTTCAGAATCTCCATCATTCCTTCTGCAGGCTCGACTGCTGTTAAATGCGCAACCCTCTCAGCAAGAGGAATTGCCAGGCTTCCGGGGCCTGCTCCAATGTCAAGAACTCTGGATTCGGGAGTAAGGGCCATCCCAGTTAGGGTTTTTTCAATCCGATCTTTATTTTCCAGAGACATTTCCCAGAAATGTCTTGCGTTCTCTTTCCTTTTCCACATATTTGTGCAATCAGTATTCATCTGCGTTTTACTCTGCAACTCCATTCTTTCTTTCCAGAGTTCATTCCAATCAATTTTGATATCCATCCTGCATCCTCGTTAATTTGCCTGGTTTTGATTTATGTACTACGAAAAACTACATGTGTATTAATAAATAAGTATGTTACTAAAAATTCATATGAATACTTGAAAACCACTACTCTATGTCAAAAAGAGATCTAAACTAAAGTAGCAGATACAAAAATAGGCAAAAAATATACGAAAAAATAGACGAGATAAACAGCTAATAAATAGATATGGTGACGAAAAATAGCTGATAAAATAGCTGATAAAATAGCTGATAAAAATAAATGGAGAAAAATTTATAAAAAATTGGGCTTAGGAGCCTGAAAACGAATTTCTTAATCTTCAAACACTTTTTTAGAGAGGGACTATCTTTTTTCCGTATGACTCGTTCAGTACCTGACCAAGGGCCGTGTAGA is drawn from Methanosarcina lacustris Z-7289 and contains these coding sequences:
- the cbiQ gene encoding cobalt ECF transporter T component CbiQ yields the protein MVTLTDIERESYKNSPIHRLDPRVKLLFALAVILYVVSLPRIHDDNLVRLLAVEAYLIVLVLIAGLDLRYFILRILATLPFGLGIALFQPFLKPSFVENFTPFPLDLPFGLSMTYEGIAFGSSLLIKFLVCITAVVLLSSTTRLRDMVAAADRVGFPREFTLLLSMMVRYLFLFWSVLKRIKIAQQTRLFNIWNRDVPRKWVIKQVGYSISSIFIRSYEQGEKTYISMLCRGYGSGYDKVYYRGKIKAQDIFFLFFSAGCIVYIHYFV
- the cbiM gene encoding cobalt transporter CbiM, coding for MHIPDSFIPLNQAVIYWVIALPFIIMSMRWARKELDEMKVPILAALAAGIFAIQAMNIPIGMGTSGHMVGAALVAIVFGSPWAGVLVITLVLLVQGFAFGDGGITTMGANILNMGVISGFVGYYTYVTLRKSTGTSIAAFGGAWLGIFIASIVCAVQMWLAGTFPLIPGLIAMGTYHLIIGFVGEGLITAVVITAIAKSRPDLLEDSFTVRPEKSKKEVHA
- a CDS encoding PDGLE domain-containing protein codes for the protein MNGNSNMKFLYAGIAIALLLSILAPFLASPDPDGLESAAGGLIEGSKLSHLEETQPAVNAPMPDYSIGGMGKSGEVLAIAVGTLAVLAISFGFGKVFNKKA
- the nth gene encoding endonuclease III produces the protein MPDKKPTKLTSNEPLQEYEIPDNRHNFDRVWALLKEEYPDAKPSLNYNNPLELLVATILSAQSTDVQINRVTENLFKKYRTAEDYASADIRELEIDIYSTGFYKNKAKNLKASTQLIIERYNGEVPETMEELVTLPGVGRKTANIVLSRGFGVIEGIAVDTHVKRISRRLGFTKHSDPEKIEKDLITLARKEDLDSISMTLIYHGRKICQARKPRCQICVVKGLCPSSIIFIGE
- the purH gene encoding bifunctional phosphoribosylaminoimidazolecarboxamide formyltransferase/IMP cyclohydrolase yields the protein MVKRALLSVSDKTGIAEFARGLEALGVKIISTGGTAKILRDAGIEVTDVAEVTGYPEMMGGRVKTLHPRIHGGLLCLRDSKEQMAEAAKEDISLLDLVAVNLYPFEVTVSKEGVELEEAIENIDIGGPTLLRSAAKNYRSVTVISDPSDYGHVLTELRSSGVISDKTRADLAVKAFRHTADYDAAIDTYLSKTLLGEEVLRLKFTDGVKLRYGENWHQKASFFKDPKMEGPTLAKAVQLHGKELSYNNYVDADNALQTIKELGNTSPAVVIVKHNNPCGLATGDKLLQALQAAWDGDPISAYGSIICTNEIFDLESATFLNGKFVEIILAPDFKPDALEYLKNKSENLRLLKLSEFRESFGTEYTYKYVIGGMLKQSRDIGIYEKWECVTEFPYPEEKRVLSEFCLKACKATKSNAVTLAHEYEPGYFMALGMGAGQPNRVDSIRKLAATKAIENLRAIYEREQPAAPFEEYCQKILLECVMASDAFFPFDDSVVYAAENNIRYIVSPGGSIRDNEVIATANRLGVSLVFTGMRHFLH
- a CDS encoding helix-turn-helix transcriptional regulator, which produces MKSTGLLSILTFSEKRKDLLFLLQKSPRTLSEIRDHFDVKSPEILPRLKEMEHSNLIVRQEGMYRLTSLGKVAAIYYRPFLYTLTAIETNEDFWRDHDLIAVPDLLLNRIQELKECRVIKDEHEHIYDSHKAFMENILTAGRFMGFASIFLPSYPSMFLEMARRNIPISIIVTPNVFFKIKSEHNAEIEEFLKYKHASFHVYDSAKVAFVVTDRFMSLSLFFNNGTFDPRSDLVGFDSLSIKWGEDLFKHYKENAVEIKSL
- a CDS encoding UbiA family prenyltransferase; its protein translation is MSSNVFSGSFGHIFKNNRTIKSGCRAENATIELLKSSILVAFSGALRIHLAFLLLHIQSSILTCIAGGLIIYTVYTLDRALGAEEDTVNRKELKGSNKKVGLTVSLLAFIIGTYILAKEGILILAFIPFITGYLYSKGIKIGRFALKLKGGLGIKNIVVGLTWGIFIAGLAGSECGNLVPIVLVFIFFGVKLFINSAIYDFKDIKGDTLAGIKTLPVSLGKRKTRNLLTAMHLISHLALGIALIHGVLAFEPLIVLYSFICGLICIQTFTNTEDEKLLYRKLERTILVDGESTSILGLRIVASALIA
- a CDS encoding class I SAM-dependent methyltransferase, which codes for MDIKIDWNELWKERMELQSKTQMNTDCTNMWKRKENARHFWEMSLENKDRIEKTLTGMALTPESRVLDIGAGPGSLAIPLAERVAHLTAVEPAEGMMEILKQNIETHGIRNIDCVYKDWETVDAGSDLCPPYDVVFASYSLGMKDIRASIQKMIAVSSGYVYLYWFAGDTSWDIHSRNLWPILHGCEYRQSPKADVLYNVLYDMGIYPNVKVFPFEHKNRFGNLEEALEHFKPQYAAFSSEQEEILRSYLQEVLEKDNGALVQKGWSTRVKMWWKVSAF